A genomic segment from Glycine soja cultivar W05 chromosome 18, ASM419377v2, whole genome shotgun sequence encodes:
- the LOC114396353 gene encoding nicastrin-like translates to MALTVFSLFFFFFLSFTFHLPSCFSGQSSSMESVPDLQNTMYASIDGYPCVRLMNLSGTIGCSNPGRDKVVAPIVRFENVDRIAEPSAVLVSLDEFPTLFTRISDDSSFASKVGGVLVEPSTDFQKKLKGFSPDQKFPQAQFALYHNTSYEWNPIGSGIMWKSYNFPVFLLTESGSKTLQEFVTKNEDTKKSYTSNVAEFDLVMQTVKSGTHDSESCLKEETCLPLGGYSVWSSLPPINISSLQRSKPILLTVASMDSASFFRDKSLGADSPISGLIALLAAVDALSHLDGLGDLSKQLVFAVFTGEAWGYLGSRRFLVELDMHSDAVHGLNQTLIETVIEIGSVGKGLSQGVKNFFAHTKGDSSATNQTVAALKRAQESLISENIKIASASASNPGIPPSSLMSFLEKNPAISGVVLEDFDSVFVNKFYHSHLDDLSNVNSSAVVAAASLIARTLYMLASETEDVQNSTLAAINVNVSLVEQLLGCLLDCDPGLSCELVKKYISPMSTCPSHYVGVILDEPSSAPYAGYINDVPRFIWNFLADRTSIPRENNISDCQHGCNGRDEVCVKAETDGKGVCVLSTTRYVPAYSTRLKFESGVWNVLPPNSSDKMGVVDPVWTESNWNTIGMRVYTVQNAAYDRLVLFGGITLTVFAYLAIATARAFFNKAMKRD, encoded by the exons ATGGCGCTAAccgttttctctctcttcttcttcttcttcctctccttcACCTTCCACCTTCCCTCCTGCTTCTCAG GGCAATCGAGCTCCATGGAATCAGTGCCTGATCTTCAGAACACTATGTACGCTTCCATCGACGGTTATCCTTGCGTGCGCCTGATGAATCTCTCTGGAACCATCGGTTGTTCAA ATCCTGGACGAGATAAGGTTGTGGCTCCGATTGTAAGGTTCGAAAATGTTGACAGAATAGCTGAGCCTTCTGCTGTATTGGTGTCACTGGATGAGTTCCCAACTCTCTTTACTAG AATATCGGATGACTCTAGCTTTGCTAGTAAAGTTGGTGGTGTACTGGTTGAACCAAGCACTGATTTTCAGAAGAAGTTAAAGG GATTTTCTCCAGACCAAAAATTTCCACAAGCTCAATTCGCTCTTTATCATAATACCAGCTATGAATGGAATCCAATT GGTTCTGGTATTATGTGGAAATCCTACAATTTTCCTGTATTTTTACTCACAGAAAGTGGCTCAAAGACTCTTCAAGAG TTTGTAACAAAGAATGAGGACACAAAGAAATCTTATACTTCTAATGTGGCTGAGTTTGACCTGGTGATGCAG ACAGTGAAATCTGGAACACATGATTCAGAGTcttgtttaaaagaagaaactTGCCTTCCTTTAGGTGGATACAG TGTCTGGTCATCTCTTCCTCCGATCAACATTTCATCCTTACAACGGTCTAAGCCCATTTTATTGACAGTGGCATCTATGGATTCTGCTTCATTTTTTCGGGACAAAAGCCTTGGTGCAGACTCCCCTATTTCT GGTTTAATTGCATTACTAGCAGCTGTTGATGCACTTTCTCATTTGGATGGTCTTGGTGACCTTAGTAAACAG CTTGTTTTTGCAGTTTTCACTGGAGAGGCATGGGGTTACCTTGGAAGTAGGAGATTTTTGGTAGAACTTGACATGCACTCAGATGCTGTTCATGGCCTTAATCAGACATTAATTGAAACG GTCATTGAAATTGGTTCTGTTGGAAAGGGTCTCAGTCAAGGTGTTAAAAACTTTTTTGCTCATACAAAAGGG GATTCTTCTGCCACAAATCAGACAGTGGCTGCCTTGAAACGTGCACAGGAGTCACTGATATCTGAAAACATAAAGATAGCATCTGCAAGTGCCTCAAATCCTGGGATACCTCCATCCTCTTTAATGTCCTTTTTGGAAAAG AATCCTGCAATCTCTGGTGTTGTCCTAGAAGATTTTGACTCTGTCTTTGTCAACAAGTTCTACCATAGTCATCTTGATGATTTAT CAAATGTAAATTCGTCAGCTGTAGTTGCTGCTGCTTCTCTCATTGCCCGAACCCTTTACATGCTCGCTAGTGAAACTGAAGATGTACAAAATTCAACTTTGGCTGCTATAAATGTTAATGTCTCACTTGTTGAACAACTTTTGGGTTGCTTGTTAGACTGTGATCCTGGTCTTTCTTGTGAATTGGTGAAGAAATATATTTCACCCATGTCAACATGTCCAAGCCATTATGTAGGTGTTATCTTGGACGAACCTTCATCTGCACCATATGCAGGATACATCAATGACGTTCCCAGGTTCATCTGGAATTTTCTGGCCGACAGAACTTCTATCCCAAGGGAGAATAATATCTCAGATTGTCAACATGGTTGCAATGGTAGAGATGAAGTTTGTGTCAAAGCAGAGACAGATGGCAAGGGAGTTTGTGTTCTCTCTACAACGAG GTATGTTCCAGCATATTCAACACGGCTAAAATTTGAATCAGGAGTGTGGAATGTTTTGCCCCCTAATTCCTCTGACAAAATGGGGGTTGTGGACCCTGTCTGGACAGAGAGCAACTGGAATACAATAGGTATGCGGGTCTACACAGTACAAAATGCTGCTTATGATCGTCTTGTTCTGTTTGGGGGCATCACTCTGACCGTCTTTGCATACCTTGCAATAGCAACCGCAAGAGCTTTTTTCAACAAAGCAATGAAGAGGGATTGA
- the LOC114397761 gene encoding U-box domain-containing protein 21-like gives MVLSWSRRNVFRRAKKEKSQTQLEVEVVIPNHFHCPVSLELMTDPVTLSTGITYDRVSIEKWIEGGNRTCPVTNQVLTTFDIIPNHAIRRMIQDWCVENSSYGIDRIPTPRIPISAYEVSDTCTRILSACQRGDDKRCQELVGKIKVWSRESERNKRCIVGAGAGAVLAYAFDCFSSNSIEKHVVLLEEVLEVMTWMVPLGEEGVSKLSSGASLNSLVWFLEGKDLASRQSAALLLKEVCVQELAKVGEVVEALVKMVREPIGSTSTKACLATIFNLVSLAANREGIAQRFVELGLVSLLLEAIVDGEKGVCEKALGVLDCICDCEKGKEVVKSNALALPLVVRKLLRVSPLASGFAVSILRKICDKREEGILIEALQVGLFQKLLVLLQVGCDESTKENATGLLKLLNGYRNKAECTDSSLNFEHLKKPF, from the coding sequence ATGGTTTTGTCTTGGTCAAGAAGGAACGTTTTCCGCCGTGCCAAGAAGGAGAAGTCACAAACTCAATTGGAAGTGGAGGTTGTGATTCCCAACCACTTTCACTGCCCGGTGAGTCTGGAGCTGATGACAGACCCAGTGACTTTATCAACCGGCATCACCTACGACCGTGTGAGCATTGAGAAGTGGATCGAGGGAGGGAACAGAACCTGCCCCGTCACCAACCAGGTGCTGACAACCTTCGACATCATCCCCAACCACGCCATTCGCAGGATGATTCAGGATTGGTGTGTCGAAAATAGTTCTTATGGGATTGATAGAATCCCCACACCTCGTATTCCTATCTCGGCATACGAGGTTTCCGACACGTGTACCAGGATCTTGTCGGCTTGCCAGCGTGGAGATGACAAGAGGTGTCAGGAGTTGGTCGGGAAGATTAAGGTTTGGAGTAGAGAGAGTGAAAGGAACAAGAGGTGCATAGTTGGTGCTGGTGCTGGTGCTGTTCTTGCATATGCCTTTGATTGTTTCTCAAGTAACTCTATTGAAAAACATGTGGTGCTTTTGGAGGAGGTTTTGGAGGTGATGACATGGATGGTCCCACTTGGGGAAGAGGGTGTTTCTAAATTGAGTTCAGGAGCTTCTTTGAATTCGTTGGTATGGTTTCTAGAGGGGAAAGACCTTGCATCAAGGCAAAGTGCTGCTTTGTTGCTTAAAGAAGTGTGTGTTCAAGAATTGGCCAAGGTTGGAGAAGTTGTTGAAGCTTTGGTTAAGATGGTTAGGGAGCCTATTGGGAGCACTTCCACCAAGGCTTGTTTGGCAACAATTTTTAACTTGGTGTCGTTGGCTGCGAATAGAGAGGGAATTGCTCAAAGATTTGTGGAGTTGGGTTTGGTTTCACTTTTGCTAGAGGCTATTGTTGATGGAGAGAAAGGGGTGTGTGAGAAGGCACTTGGGGTGTTGGATTGCATTTGTGATTGCGAAAAGGGGAAGGAGGTTGTGAAGAGCAATGCTCTAGCCTTGCCTCTTGTTGTTAGGAAGCTTTTGAGGGTGTCACCATTGGCTTCAGGTTTTGCTGTGTCTATTCTTAGGAAGATTTGTGACAAGAGGGAGGAAGGGATTCTGATTGAGGCACTTCAAGTTGGGCTTTTTCAGAAGCTCTTGGTTCTGCTGCAGGTTGGCTGTGATGAGAGCACCAAGGAGAATGCTACCGGGTTGTTGAAACTGTTGAATGGTTACAGGAACAAAGCGGAGTGCACTGACTCATcattgaatttcgagcatcttaaGAAGCCATTTTAA
- the LOC114396018 gene encoding agamous-like MADS-box protein AGL80 yields the protein MTRKKVKLAFIANDSARKATFKKRKKGLMKKVSELSTLCGIDACAIVYSPYDPQPEVWPSPMGVQRVLAKFRRMPELEQSKKMVNQESFLRQRIMKAKDQLKKQRKDNREKEMTRLMFQYLSAGKIMHNISMVDLNDLAWLIDQNLKDINRRIEVLTKNAQSQPQIAAPAVTDVVAKVEDKGQGSQHGHQGFDINMDLMQKQNWFMNLMNNGGGGGNEAMPIVGDVNQQNGFWPNPFFH from the coding sequence ATGACTAGAAAGAAGGTAAAGTTGGCATTCATAGCCAACGACTCAGCTAGGAAGGCAACAttcaagaagaggaagaagggtCTAATGAAGAAGGTTAGTGAACTTAGCACCCTTTGTGGGATTGATGCATGTGCAATTGTTTACAGTCCCTATGATCCTCAACCCGAGGTTTGGCCATCCCCGATGGGGGTTCAAAGGGTGCTTGCTAAGTTCAGGAGAATGCCTGAATTGGAGCAAAGCAAGAAGATGGTGAACCAAGAGAGTTTTCTGAGGCAGAGAATCATGAAGGCCAAAGACCAGTTGAAGAAACAAAGGAAGGATAATAGGGAAAAGGAGATGACTCGGCTCATGTTTCAGTACCTTAGTGCAGGTAAGATTATGCACAATATAAGCATGGTTGATTTGAATGATTTGGCATGGTTGATTGACCAGAACTTGAAGGACATCAACAGAAGGATTGAGGTGTTGACTAAGAATGCTCAAAGTCAACCGCAAATTGCAGCACCAGCGGTGACTGATGTTGTTGCCAAGGTTGAAGACAAGGGACAAGGGAGTCAGCATGGCCATCAGGGGTTTGATATCAACATGGATCTCATGCAGAAGCAGAATTGGTTCATGAATTTGATGAataatggtggtggtggtgggaaTGAGGCTATGCCTATTGTCGGAGATGTTAATCAACAAAATGGCTTTTGGCCTAATCCTTTTTTCCATTGA
- the LOC114397466 gene encoding receptor protein kinase TMK1-like, translated as MCHPHCSQSHCSTSLPKHPPPPHFHHHPSPSIFFTMKNHKSHIATYLSCFLSIILYAHSQDDASAMLSLRDSLNPPESLGWSDPDPCKWKHVACSEEVKRIIRIQIGHLGLQGTLPNATVIQTLTQLERLELQFNNISGPLPSLNGLGSLQVLILSNNQFSSIPDDFFAGMSELQSVEIDDNPFKPWKIPDSIVNCSSLQNFSANSANIVGTLPDFFSSLPTLTHLHLAFNNLQGALPLSFSGSQIETLWLNGQKGVESNNLGGNVDVLQNMTSLTQVWLHSNAFTGPLPDFSGLVSLQDLNLRDNAFTGPVPGSLVGLKSLKAVNLTNNLFQGAVPEFGSGVEVDLDLGDDSNSFCLSRGGKCDPRVEILLSVVRVLGYPRRFAENWKGNSPCADWIGVTCSGGGDITVVNFQKMGLEGTIAPEFGLLKSLQRLVLADNNLTGSIPEELASLPGLVELNVANNRLYGKIPSFKSNVALTTNGNKDIGKDKPNPGPRSSPLGPLNSRAPNRSEENGGKRSSHVGVIVLAVIGGVVLVLVISFLVCCLFRMKQKRLSKVQSPNALVIHPRHSGSDNENVKITVAGSSLSVCDVSGIGMQTMAGSEAGDIQMGEAGNMVISIQVLRNVTDNFSEKNILGQGGFGTVYKGELHDGTKIAVKRMESGAISGKGATEFKSEIAVLTKVRHRHLVSLLGYCLDGNEKLLVYEYMPQGTLSKHLFNWMEEGLKPLEWNRRLTIALDVARAVEYLHSLAHQSFIHRDLKPSNILLGDDMRAKVSDFGLVRLAPEGKASVETRIAGTFGYLAPEYAVTGRVTTKVDVFSFGVILMELITGRRALDDTQPEDSMHLVTWFRRMYVNKDSFQKAIDHTIDLNEETLPRIHTVAELAGHCCAREPYQRPDAGHAVNVLSSLVELWKPSDQSSEDVYGIDLDMSLPQALKKWQAYEGRSQMESSSSSLLPPSLDNTHTSIPTRPNGFVESFTSADGR; from the exons ATGTGCCACCCCCATTGCTCACAGTCTCACTGCTCCACTTCACTTCCCAAACACCCTCCCCCACCCCATTTCCACCACCACCCTTCTCCCTCCATCTTCTTCACCATGAAGAACcacaagtcccacatcgctacTTACCTATCTTGTTTCCTCTCCATAATCCTCTACGCACACTCCCAAGATGACGCTTCAGCGATGCTCTCTCTCAGAGACAGTCTCAACCCGCCCGAATCTCTCGGGTGGTCCGACCCGGACCCGTGTAAGTGGAAACACGTCGCGTGCTCCGAAGAGGTCAAACGGATCATTCGTATCCAAATCGGGCACTTGGGTCTCCAGGGAACACTTCCCAACGCCACCGTGATCCAAACCCTGACCCAATTGGAACGCTTGGAGCTCCAATTCAACAACATTTCGGGTCCCCTCCCGAGCCTAAACGGGTTGGGCTCCCTCCAAGTCCTCATTCTCAGCAACAACCAATTCTCTTCCATCCCCGACGACTTCTTCGCCGGCATGTCGGAGCTTCAGAGCGTCGAGATCGACGACAACCCCTTCAAACCTTGGAAGATCCCCGACAGCATTGTTAACTGCTCTTCCCTCCAAAATTTTTCTGCGAATTCCGCCAACATTGTCGGCACACTCCCGGATTTCTTCTCGAGTCTTCCCACGTTGACCCACTTGCACTTGGCCTTCAATAACCTCCAGGGtgcattgcctttgagcttttCCGGGTCTCAGATTGAGACTCTCTGGTTGAACGGGCAAAAGGGTGTTGAAAGCAACAACCTTGGCGGCAATGTTGATGTTTTGCAGAACATGACGTCGTTGACGCAGGTTTGGTTGCATTCCAACGCTTTTACTGGGCCTCTTCCTGATTTTTCCGGTTTGGTAAGCTTGCAAGATTTGAACTTGAGGGATAACGCCTTCACGGGTCCTGTTCCTGGGTCTTTGGTGGGGTTGAAATCGCTTAAAGCTGTGAACTTGACTAATAACTTGTTTCAGGGGGCAGTGCCTGAGTTTGGTTCTGGGGTTGAGGTGGACTTGGATTTGGGTGATGATTCTAACAGTTTCTGTTTGTCACGTGGAGGGAAGTGCGATCCAAGGGTGGAGATTCTGCTTTCTGTTGTGAGGGTTTTAGGGTATCCTAGGAGGTTTGCAGAGAATTGGAAGGGGAATAGTCCTTGTGCTGATTGGATTGGGGTTACTTGTAGTGGTGGTGGGGACATTACTGTTGTTAATTTTCAGAAGATGGGTCTTGAGGGTACTATAGCTCCTGAGTTTGGTTTGCTTAAATCACTGCAAAGGCTTGTGCTTGCTGATAATAATCTCACTGGGTCAATTCCAGAAGAGCTAGCTTCCTTACCTGGACTTGTTGAATTGAATGTTGCAAACAATCGGCTTTATGGGAAGATCCCGAGTTTTAAGAGCAATGTGGCTCTTACCACAAATGGGAATAAGGACATAGGGAAGGATAAGCCCAACCCGGGGCCTAGATCATCACCTTTAGGTCCACTAAATTCAAGAGCTCCAAACAGAAGTGAAGAAAATGGTGGGAAAAGATCTTCACATGTAGGGGTGATTGTGCTTGCTGTGATAGGTGGTGTGGTGTTGGTTTTGGTGATTAGTTTCTTGGTGTGTTGTCTGTTTAGGATGAAGCAGAAACGGTTGAGCAAGGTGCAGAGTCCAAATGCATTGGTTATTCACCCGCGGCATTCTGGATCGGATAATGAAAATGTGAAGATAACGGTTGCAGGTTCAAGTCTCAGTGTTTGTGATGTTAGTGGAATTGGAATGCAAACCATGGCTGGCAGTGAGGCAGGGGATATTCAAATGGGTGAAGCAGGGAACATGGTTATTTCTATTCAAGTTCTGAGGAATGTCACTGACAACTTCAGTGAGAAGAATATACTGGGACAAGGAGGTTTTGGAACTGTTTACAAAGGTGAACTGCATGATGGCACGAAGATTGCAGTGAAAAGGATGGAATCTGGGGCAATAAGTGGGAAAGGTGCAACAGAATTTAAGTCTGAAATTGCTGTTTTGACGAAAGTTCGCCACCGGCATCTTGTTTCCCTTCTTGGTTACTGCTTGGATGGGAATGAGAAGCTTCTTGTGTATGAGTACATGCCTCAGGGGACATTAAGTAAGCACCTTTTTAACTGGATGGAAGAAGGACTGAAGCCACTGGAATGGAACAGAAGATTGACCATTGCCTTAGATGTGGCAAGGGCTGTTGAGTATCTTCATAGCTTGGCCCATCAAAGCTTTATTCATAGAGACTTAAAGCCTTCAAACATTCTCCTTGGAGATGATATGAGAGCAAAGGTTTCAGATTTTGGTCTTGTGCGTCTTGCTCCAGAAGGAAAAGCTTCCGTAGAAACAAGGATTGCTGGAACTTTTGGATATTTGGCACCAGAATATGCAG TTACTGGTCGTGTGACTACTAAAGTTGATGTGTTCAGCTTTGGGGTAATATTGATGGAGCTGATAACTGGAAGAAGAGCACTTGATGATACCCAACCAGAGGATAGCATGCACCTTGTAACATGGTTCCGTAGAATGTATGTAAATAAAGACTCATTCCAGAAAGCCATTGACCACACAATTGATCTCAATGAGGAAACGCTTCCCCGTATTCACACTGTAGCTGAATTAGCTGGCCACTGTTGTGCAAGGGAGCCATATCAAAGGCCTGACGCGGGTCATGCTGTTAATGTGCTTTCTTCTCTTGTAGAACTTTGGAAACCATCTGATCAAAGTTCTGAAGATGTATATGGCATTGACCTAGACATGTCTTTACCACAAGCATTGAAGAAGTGGCAGGCTTATGAAGGTAGAAGCCAAAtggaatcttcttcttcatcactCCTACCTCCTAGCTTGGATAACACTCATACAAGCATACCTACGCGTCCGAATGGATTTGTGGAGTCTTTCACATCAGCAGATGGTAGGTGA